A section of the Anaerolineae bacterium genome encodes:
- a CDS encoding class I SAM-dependent methyltransferase has product MTELYDTTRQTWEDIWEGASVQVELETLRYSRARQTIARYERYLDRNGVILEAGCGLASVVIYLRDKGFRVIGLDYAANALRKAHAFDSTLPLCAGDVHALPYASGSLAAYLSFGVLEHFPHGMGPALREAARVLRPGGILVLTIPYPNLVWKLSQFRRRLQGASRLNQEDFYESTYTQHDLVREAQAADFDVLEVTPTSHAFTLWGLGGPFRAPGYYRTSPLADRLGSLLARLAPWSFSFSTLLIGRRR; this is encoded by the coding sequence ATGACTGAACTCTACGATACCACCCGCCAGACCTGGGAAGATATCTGGGAAGGCGCTAGCGTACAAGTGGAACTGGAGACGCTCCGCTACAGCCGCGCCCGGCAGACCATTGCCCGTTACGAGCGCTACCTTGACCGGAATGGGGTCATCCTGGAGGCAGGCTGCGGCCTGGCTTCTGTGGTGATTTACCTCCGTGATAAGGGATTCCGCGTCATCGGCCTGGATTACGCCGCCAATGCCCTGCGTAAAGCGCACGCTTTTGACTCCACCCTGCCGCTCTGCGCTGGCGATGTTCACGCCTTGCCCTATGCTTCCGGCTCCCTGGCCGCCTACCTGTCGTTTGGTGTACTTGAACATTTCCCGCACGGCATGGGGCCAGCCCTGAGGGAAGCAGCACGCGTCCTCAGGCCAGGCGGCATCCTCGTGCTGACCATCCCCTACCCCAACCTGGTCTGGAAACTCAGCCAGTTCCGTCGACGGTTACAGGGCGCCAGCCGTCTGAACCAGGAAGATTTCTACGAAAGCACGTATACCCAGCACGATCTGGTCCGAGAGGCCCAGGCAGCCGATTTTGATGTTCTGGAGGTTACGCCCACCAGCCACGCCTTCACGCTGTGGGGGCTGGGCGGCCCGTTCCGCGCTCCAGGCTACTACCGGACTTCGCCCCTGGCTGACCGGCTTGGTAGCCTGCTGGCCAGGCTGGCCCCCTGGAGCTTCAGCTTCAGCACCCTGCTCATCGGCCGCCGACGCTAA
- a CDS encoding tetratricopeptide repeat protein yields the protein MAIFTPPEAPIHEPKQLPVAPPPKIIGRDRELGQIFAQVRVGAPVLVYGAPGIGKSALAATIAAAFTTFPAGVLWWRVADDSLEQLVVRLGRAYGEREITESANPLALVDRVAALLQQHDRPLLVLDGPLTQETARDFVRRLAAGVPLIWTAEQAASGPWLPFRVDRLGDTDGMALLLHAARREKVEGCEQLCRALEGVPLALVLAGRHLAVSQQTPADLLGALDPAAPDPALKVLGAIYRQLPEALRGIVLTIGATPAGRASSWLLERLQPAPGETFSSVLESLAVRGLVYRLPAPAGLCYAMHESVARFARGILQGAGHLETVQAHVEAALLTHAAANRRDDPEARMRLLAEMPNLLALADEVWQRGDEDILARLADVLETAFGSTGAYGFEIHTLYGQLGQLQPEAEELEPVAPPPAPVSTAEEPVTEPAIETTVPSEPVITEEAAPAFYDEGAWEPPTEQEIIAPEPATAVEQITAAPSSVPEPILGTEEEAATVVEHAPAPLEEAVRGEAAGSATLEGLLQACDAARRAGNDRELLGLLMSVGQSWEEAGLAERAIDAYREALSLAERLDDEELVLQTLEALARLNLETGNLEDALTCAVRAENLLQQRNEPGRLGYVLALLGDIRLEVGDLNEAADAYARAIGRLRAAGDQVSLGVVQTKLGATYMDRGEYGRAVNMLNEALLIFEQTGRQEYQERVLGILGMAYGHLGEWRQAEQRHLQALQMARSLGNVEEQERQLANLGYIAQAREDRDAMVRYYASALDLAYQTGRSDWQVRYLDVLGRLLMDDVSYVALAVALLQEAQTLDGDPERDRWLNRAQKRLQRLRQSAIPQAPVPMSLASWAAAESILADGSV from the coding sequence ATGGCAATCTTTACCCCGCCCGAAGCGCCGATTCATGAGCCGAAACAACTGCCGGTAGCCCCCCCGCCGAAGATCATTGGCCGCGACCGTGAACTGGGCCAGATTTTCGCCCAGGTTCGGGTGGGCGCGCCTGTGCTCGTGTATGGCGCGCCGGGCATCGGGAAGTCCGCGCTGGCAGCGACGATTGCCGCCGCGTTTACAACTTTTCCGGCCGGTGTGCTGTGGTGGCGGGTAGCGGATGATTCGCTGGAGCAACTCGTTGTGCGCCTGGGCCGGGCGTATGGTGAGCGAGAAATCACGGAAAGCGCCAATCCGCTTGCGCTGGTTGACCGCGTGGCGGCTCTGCTTCAGCAGCATGACCGGCCGCTGCTGGTGCTGGATGGCCCGCTGACGCAGGAAACCGCCCGCGATTTTGTGCGTCGGCTGGCCGCCGGTGTGCCCCTGATCTGGACGGCTGAGCAGGCGGCATCAGGCCCCTGGCTGCCTTTCCGGGTGGACAGGCTGGGTGACACTGACGGGATGGCGCTACTGTTGCATGCGGCACGCCGCGAGAAAGTGGAAGGCTGCGAGCAATTGTGCCGCGCCCTGGAAGGCGTACCGCTGGCCCTGGTGCTGGCGGGGCGGCATCTTGCCGTGAGCCAGCAGACTCCGGCAGACCTGCTTGGCGCGCTGGACCCGGCGGCGCCTGATCCCGCGCTAAAGGTGCTGGGCGCGATCTATCGCCAGCTGCCGGAAGCGCTGCGGGGGATTGTGTTGACCATCGGCGCAACTCCTGCCGGCCGGGCCTCCTCCTGGTTGCTGGAGCGTCTGCAGCCCGCCCCCGGGGAGACGTTTTCCTCCGTTCTGGAGTCGCTGGCTGTGCGCGGTCTGGTCTACCGCCTGCCTGCTCCGGCAGGCCTGTGCTACGCGATGCATGAGTCTGTTGCCCGCTTTGCGCGGGGGATTCTGCAGGGCGCCGGACACCTGGAGACGGTTCAGGCGCATGTTGAAGCCGCGCTGCTCACCCATGCAGCAGCCAACCGGCGCGACGATCCGGAAGCGCGAATGCGCCTGCTGGCGGAGATGCCGAACCTCCTGGCGCTGGCAGATGAGGTCTGGCAGCGGGGTGATGAGGATATCCTGGCGCGCCTGGCCGATGTTCTGGAAACAGCCTTCGGGAGCACGGGAGCCTACGGGTTTGAGATTCACACACTATATGGACAGCTGGGCCAGTTGCAACCCGAAGCTGAGGAGCTTGAGCCTGTAGCGCCGCCACCTGCGCCGGTGTCCACCGCTGAGGAGCCGGTAACTGAGCCAGCGATCGAGACAACTGTGCCGTCTGAGCCGGTCATCACGGAGGAAGCTGCACCGGCTTTCTACGATGAGGGAGCCTGGGAGCCGCCTACTGAGCAGGAGATCATCGCACCAGAACCCGCTACGGCGGTAGAGCAGATCACCGCGGCGCCATCGAGCGTGCCTGAACCCATCCTAGGCACTGAGGAGGAGGCCGCCACCGTTGTTGAGCATGCACCTGCTCCTTTGGAAGAAGCGGTGCGCGGTGAGGCTGCCGGGAGTGCCACGCTGGAAGGGCTGCTACAGGCCTGTGACGCGGCGCGGCGCGCAGGCAACGATCGGGAATTGCTCGGCCTGCTGATGTCGGTTGGACAATCCTGGGAAGAGGCCGGGCTGGCGGAGCGCGCTATTGACGCCTACCGGGAAGCCCTGTCACTGGCTGAGCGGCTGGATGATGAGGAACTGGTGTTGCAAACGCTGGAGGCGCTGGCACGGCTGAATCTGGAAACCGGCAACCTGGAGGATGCGCTGACCTGCGCCGTCCGCGCGGAGAACCTCCTGCAACAGCGCAACGAGCCGGGGCGGCTGGGATATGTGCTGGCGTTGCTGGGCGATATCCGGCTGGAAGTGGGCGACCTGAATGAGGCTGCGGACGCTTATGCGCGCGCCATTGGACGGCTGCGGGCAGCGGGCGACCAGGTTAGCCTGGGGGTAGTGCAGACCAAGCTGGGCGCAACGTACATGGATCGCGGGGAATATGGCCGCGCTGTGAACATGTTGAACGAAGCGCTGCTGATCTTCGAGCAGACCGGGCGGCAGGAGTACCAGGAACGGGTGCTGGGCATCCTAGGCATGGCTTACGGCCACCTGGGTGAGTGGCGGCAGGCCGAGCAACGCCATCTGCAGGCGCTGCAAATGGCGCGAAGCCTGGGCAACGTTGAAGAGCAAGAGCGCCAACTGGCTAACCTGGGGTACATCGCGCAGGCTCGCGAAGACCGCGATGCCATGGTGCGGTACTACGCCTCGGCACTTGACCTGGCTTACCAGACGGGACGCAGCGACTGGCAGGTTCGATACCTGGACGTGCTGGGCCGTTTGCTCATGGATGATGTGTCGTATGTGGCGCTGGCAGTTGCTCTGTTACAGGAAGCACAGACCCTGGACGGCGATCCGGAGCGCGACCGCTGGCTCAACCGCGCCCAGAAACGTCTGCAGCGGCTGCGCCAATCCGCTATCCCTCAAGCGCCGGTGCCGATGAGCCTGGCCAGCTGGGCGGCGGCGGAATCGATTCTGGCGGATGGCAGCGTCTGA
- a CDS encoding dehydratase: MARVFLCPDREVSTVARGLYFEELEIGWSVSTKGRTITETDVVNFAGLSGDYNPLHTDAEFASKTEFGRRIAHGALVFSIAIGLTYQAGFMDETVMAFLSLDWKYSAPIFIGDTIHCEVQIIDLKRLPRLGGGKVVLAVKVVKQDGTVAQKGEWVVLVRSRPEETARTDISGNPASGNG, encoded by the coding sequence ATGGCCCGTGTGTTTTTGTGCCCAGACAGGGAGGTATCCACCGTGGCCAGAGGACTTTATTTTGAGGAGCTTGAGATCGGCTGGTCGGTTTCCACCAAAGGGCGGACGATCACCGAGACGGATGTAGTGAACTTTGCCGGGCTTTCGGGGGATTACAACCCGCTGCATACCGACGCCGAATTTGCCAGCAAGACAGAATTCGGGCGGCGCATCGCTCATGGCGCCCTGGTTTTCAGCATTGCGATTGGGTTAACGTATCAGGCCGGTTTCATGGACGAGACGGTGATGGCTTTCCTGAGTCTCGACTGGAAGTACAGCGCACCGATCTTCATCGGTGATACGATCCATTGCGAGGTCCAGATCATCGATCTCAAGCGCCTGCCGCGGCTGGGTGGCGGCAAGGTTGTGCTGGCCGTCAAGGTGGTCAAGCAGGATGGCACGGTTGCCCAGAAGGGCGAATGGGTCGTACTGGTGCGCAGCCGTCCGGAGGAAACGGCCAGAACAGACATAAGCGGTAACCCGGCGTCAGGGAACGGTTAG